In a genomic window of Aggregatimonas sangjinii:
- a CDS encoding HEAT repeat domain-containing protein — protein sequence MRPITTTYQAISLLQAPKIDTAVLWNLSILLGSIALVYFTAIFFFRNKITGKARKVSALKVELSPMISEFIFYDEDSSKEEKSTYINLKVQIRDMIRDDFTRKVVSEILLDLRKDVSGSAQERLFELFQDLDLHKESYRKLKSWRWEHISSGIEELTRMEVSESYEFITKFINDKRSTIRKQAEIGVVSLNTEGIDYFLDTTTHRISEWQQLKLLEVLSNKTQFEPPSFMAWLTSTNKYVVLFALRLIKYYDQNDAKISIVELVKHRDNQIKQEAIDCIKAFYIVEALPTFKKVFWSCSTNIKISILGAIGELGAPKDVPFLNSIGNKERSYSVTSKALSAINAISPETILPTKGIADIDYTEIPEDLVVEDSSTSLSDPQEKVANEPVETEMPSAEAITDSTKILASDAMASDVSENKEEEEMSALLLNDLEKEALLANENSLSGQEMIAQINDVIPSVENNDMVQDEIDSNPALDNSALDIRDIEVVFSMELPPRPDESTVKDQNDKNENMETLLNDIDVTFEEVLWKYIPKEATTKSLDINNMLVVSTDLDFLPIVIDEEVQAETPTFDLNNIEVAYQMVSKRESLKEDQEKEDVIPELIIDPTEIEFVPVNEVNHPERAAEDIEVIFEEIMGTEEAEMPNADIDVHFDVEIEFKSNQPPLHIQKMEASKVFEIEVEAIEVATLSRPLDELDVICEIVQNGQENEEEDLPLWLLNEIAKERTAVENYDMIEMEGPEWENREQQMMDKIKSYFNHLPESEDVHCEIVETVQLLDDISLFGDEREIPFLQELLKKEDKTASKARIEALMKRFMGSDVYGAVNVDTKPYSVFEELFRNCDTESKLILLDEIVSIGDEKEIYFLEQLVDDSNKKIQKKAQEALQQLKERYSKVESANEKNEEAEYERLLDTMALMPPRDSDMFEIDFELTPEENPIPDRTTQETNWFTALINKFIKNQPDS from the coding sequence TTGAGGCCGATTACTACCACATATCAGGCGATTTCGCTTTTGCAAGCCCCGAAAATAGATACGGCGGTGCTTTGGAACCTCTCTATTTTGTTGGGGTCTATTGCATTGGTCTATTTTACAGCTATTTTCTTCTTCAGGAATAAAATTACGGGAAAGGCGCGCAAGGTATCTGCATTGAAAGTAGAATTGTCGCCCATGATCAGTGAGTTTATCTTCTATGACGAAGATTCTTCAAAGGAAGAAAAAAGTACTTACATCAACCTAAAAGTACAGATTAGGGATATGATTCGGGACGATTTTACGCGAAAAGTCGTTTCCGAAATATTGCTCGATTTAAGAAAGGATGTTTCGGGTAGCGCCCAAGAACGTCTTTTCGAGCTTTTTCAAGACTTGGACCTTCATAAAGAGTCTTATCGCAAACTCAAGAGCTGGCGGTGGGAGCATATCTCGAGCGGTATTGAAGAACTTACCCGAATGGAGGTTAGCGAATCCTACGAATTCATCACCAAGTTCATTAATGACAAACGCAGTACCATACGCAAACAGGCAGAAATTGGTGTGGTAAGTCTGAATACAGAAGGAATCGATTACTTTCTCGATACTACGACACATCGCATATCGGAATGGCAGCAACTAAAGCTTCTGGAGGTATTGAGTAATAAAACACAATTCGAGCCTCCTAGTTTTATGGCATGGTTGACATCAACGAATAAGTATGTGGTGCTTTTTGCGTTGCGCTTGATTAAGTACTACGACCAGAATGATGCCAAGATATCGATAGTAGAACTGGTAAAACATCGCGATAATCAGATTAAGCAGGAGGCCATCGATTGCATTAAGGCATTTTACATTGTTGAGGCCCTACCCACTTTTAAAAAGGTGTTCTGGAGTTGCTCCACCAATATTAAGATTTCCATCTTGGGTGCCATAGGTGAATTGGGCGCACCTAAGGATGTTCCCTTTTTAAATAGTATCGGTAATAAAGAGCGCAGTTATTCCGTAACGAGTAAGGCCTTGAGTGCCATAAACGCAATTAGCCCGGAAACCATTCTACCCACAAAGGGCATTGCGGATATCGATTACACGGAGATTCCGGAAGATTTGGTAGTTGAGGATTCTTCCACATCATTATCCGACCCACAGGAAAAGGTGGCCAACGAACCGGTCGAAACTGAAATGCCGTCTGCTGAAGCTATAACCGATAGTACGAAAATTCTTGCTTCGGACGCTATGGCAAGTGATGTATCGGAAAACAAAGAAGAAGAGGAAATGAGTGCACTGCTCTTAAACGATTTGGAGAAGGAAGCGCTTTTGGCAAATGAAAATAGCTTGTCAGGACAGGAGATGATCGCTCAGATCAATGATGTGATTCCGTCCGTAGAAAATAACGATATGGTTCAGGATGAAATCGACTCAAATCCAGCATTGGATAATAGCGCTTTGGATATAAGGGATATCGAGGTAGTTTTTTCCATGGAATTACCACCACGTCCCGATGAAAGCACCGTCAAAGACCAAAATGATAAAAACGAAAATATGGAGACACTCTTGAACGATATCGACGTGACTTTTGAGGAGGTTTTATGGAAATACATTCCCAAAGAGGCTACTACGAAATCTCTTGACATTAATAATATGCTTGTCGTATCGACCGATTTGGATTTTCTTCCTATCGTAATCGATGAAGAGGTACAGGCCGAGACGCCAACCTTTGATTTGAATAATATCGAGGTCGCCTATCAAATGGTTTCTAAGAGGGAAAGTCTCAAGGAAGACCAAGAAAAAGAAGATGTGATACCTGAGTTGATAATCGACCCTACGGAAATAGAGTTCGTTCCGGTCAACGAAGTAAACCATCCGGAAAGGGCAGCAGAAGATATCGAGGTGATTTTCGAAGAAATCATGGGTACAGAAGAAGCTGAGATGCCAAACGCTGATATTGACGTCCATTTTGATGTCGAGATAGAATTCAAGAGCAATCAACCGCCATTGCACATACAAAAAATGGAAGCTTCAAAGGTATTCGAAATCGAAGTTGAAGCCATTGAAGTAGCGACCTTATCCCGCCCTCTGGATGAGTTGGATGTAATTTGCGAAATCGTTCAGAACGGTCAGGAAAATGAAGAAGAAGACCTGCCATTATGGTTATTGAATGAAATTGCCAAAGAACGTACGGCAGTAGAAAATTACGATATGATAGAAATGGAAGGCCCGGAATGGGAGAACAGGGAGCAGCAGATGATGGATAAGATCAAATCGTATTTTAATCACCTCCCGGAATCGGAAGATGTGCACTGCGAAATTGTCGAAACCGTCCAATTGTTGGATGACATCTCGCTATTCGGTGATGAAAGGGAGATTCCATTTTTGCAAGAGCTGTTGAAAAAGGAAGATAAGACTGCCAGCAAAGCGAGAATAGAGGCTTTGATGAAACGTTTTATGGGCTCCGACGTCTATGGTGCCGTAAATGTCGACACGAAGCCCTACAGTGTTTTTGAGGAACTTTTTAGGAATTGCGATACCGAATCTAAATTAATATTACTTGACGAAATTGTTTCTATCGGTGATGAAAAGGAGATCTACTTTCTGGAACAATTGGTGGATGATTCCAACAAAAAAATCCAGAAAAAAGCCCAGGAGGCTTTACAACAATTAAAGGAAAGGTACAGCAAGGTCGAATCTGCGAACGAAAAAAACGAGGAAGCTGAATACGAACGGCTGCTGGATACTATGGCACTTATGCCTCCAAGAGATTCCGATATGTTCGAAATCGATTTTGAACTAACGCCCGAAGAAAATCCAATTCCTGACCGGACTACCCAAGAGACGAATTGGTTCACTGCCCTAATAAATAAATTCATAAAAAACCAACCTGATAGCTAG
- a CDS encoding response regulator: MRPKELLSKITHVASLLNEFSVAESDSDEADALSRAFENFTEQLEAIIAAESIVANSSTETLNAEKEEVYSRSMEGLSVADIREKLSTHLKKVLNFTDPINADEPDTPRLQRAQMLKSESNSLIEFIDELTEYSKLVLGQEKFANIDFNFHRLMGDVVFLSKTLIVQKNVSLEFVMDSAVPEVLVGDPAKLSQVLLKLLSWTMKCVDEGAIHFEVRLKKKTKDKLFLEFTISDNGIGVEAKAVPFLFDAFPPAGTSKSDALKGSGLGLAIVKQIVTHLDGAVSAGVGTTFKCCLPYTAGDKGKLRKNDTAREYLLEAAKLIKGTRILVFEDNPINQRFIRQRLKKWDCPVFVTDDGIYGLNLLEEQKIDMILMDLNMPVMSGLEITERIRSHASPSIRQLPIIALTADFTIQDKKKSEAHGINDYLLKPYSPDGLLLKLLANKNKTELKSKLSEPIAATYAAKIKKPKVFNLDPIFKDCMGQMDLVIELVRLYRQNALEFIGETKFQLLQKDFQPLEFSLHKMKSGLAMMRTNDLLDIVEQMQKCCKSDRDLKHLNFLYGCFVTQYPITQSKIDSEVKRLQKKQ, from the coding sequence TTGAGACCTAAAGAACTACTTTCTAAGATTACACACGTAGCGTCGTTGTTAAACGAATTTTCGGTTGCTGAATCCGATTCCGATGAAGCTGATGCGCTAAGCCGAGCCTTTGAAAACTTCACTGAACAATTAGAGGCCATAATTGCCGCAGAATCGATTGTGGCAAACAGTTCCACAGAAACCCTCAATGCCGAAAAGGAAGAAGTGTATTCCCGTAGCATGGAAGGTCTATCGGTTGCCGACATAAGGGAAAAGTTGAGCACTCACTTAAAAAAAGTCTTGAATTTTACAGACCCCATAAATGCAGATGAACCCGATACGCCGCGGTTGCAGCGGGCTCAGATGTTAAAATCCGAATCAAATTCTTTGATTGAATTTATCGATGAATTAACGGAATACTCAAAGCTGGTGTTAGGGCAGGAGAAATTTGCCAACATTGATTTCAACTTTCACAGGTTGATGGGTGACGTGGTTTTCCTCTCAAAGACCCTGATCGTTCAAAAGAACGTGTCATTGGAGTTTGTTATGGATTCGGCCGTTCCCGAAGTATTGGTCGGAGACCCTGCCAAACTGAGTCAGGTCTTATTGAAACTTTTGAGCTGGACGATGAAATGCGTTGATGAGGGGGCAATTCATTTTGAAGTACGTTTGAAAAAGAAAACCAAGGATAAATTATTTCTCGAGTTTACGATTTCCGACAATGGTATCGGTGTGGAGGCGAAGGCGGTTCCGTTTCTTTTCGATGCATTCCCGCCTGCTGGTACCAGCAAGTCAGATGCTTTAAAAGGCTCGGGATTGGGGTTGGCCATCGTCAAACAAATCGTAACGCATCTTGATGGTGCTGTTTCTGCAGGTGTGGGTACCACATTCAAGTGTTGCTTGCCTTATACGGCGGGTGATAAGGGAAAACTACGAAAAAATGATACTGCCAGGGAATATTTACTGGAAGCCGCCAAGCTTATTAAAGGTACCCGCATATTGGTTTTTGAGGATAATCCCATAAATCAGCGTTTTATAAGGCAACGACTAAAGAAATGGGATTGCCCCGTATTCGTTACGGATGACGGGATTTACGGCCTCAATCTCTTGGAAGAACAGAAAATCGACATGATTCTTATGGATTTGAATATGCCGGTCATGAGCGGACTTGAAATTACGGAACGGATTCGAAGCCACGCATCGCCATCGATAAGACAATTACCGATTATCGCTTTGACGGCGGATTTTACCATACAGGATAAGAAAAAATCAGAAGCACATGGCATCAACGATTATCTGTTGAAGCCCTATAGTCCCGACGGGCTTTTATTGAAATTACTTGCCAATAAGAATAAGACGGAACTAAAATCAAAGTTGAGCGAGCCTATTGCTGCTACCTACGCCGCAAAAATCAAGAAACCAAAAGTATTCAACCTTGACCCGATTTTCAAGGATTGTATGGGCCAGATGGATCTCGTTATCGAATTGGTCAGGCTCTATAGGCAAAATGCTCTGGAATTTATTGGTGAAACGAAATTTCAATTGCTACAGAAAGACTTTCAACCCTTGGAGTTCTCACTTCATAAAATGAAATCGGGACTGGCGATGATGCGTACCAATGACTTGCTCGACATTGTTGAGCAAATGCAAAAGTGCTGCAAATCGGATAGGGATTTGAAACATCTGAATTTTTTATACGGATGTTTTGTGACCCAGTACCCCATTACGCAATCGAAAATCGATTCGGAAGTGAAGAGGCTTCAAAAGAAACAATAA
- a CDS encoding sulfatase-like hydrolase/transferase, which produces MQQQDNIAINNERRSLKDFVPLVLAFFACLILLSVYQNLRLYIDGVLDGFLNKSLLLLILHNLGFAALIGLLLAFVFNIGEGRKPALGEKIVKIVLFVLLLIEGLLIEYYVRQYEILENSVLKLAIGPEDFMAVLSVVSIGFVVYFAFYYLHRRMAKVYQMVSRMYPFTIILFSLFLATLNSDKKPINENKTQHLLVSMVENALDFNTYEGVAEFPLVQNYKRKDVLGDHFTLQQEKPNIVVLVIEGLGSDFVGTKATYPGFTPYLDELAKKSLSWDNFLSNSGVGFSALTSVVGGLPFGETGFTNTETFVHRQTLFSMLKKNGYQTGFFYGGNSALNHLDKFVEEEQVDIVLDKKGFGGDYTLQEEDAAGITLGYPDKDLFQKWAAGKIASDTPTFELFYTLSTKNPYAVPGGQALENRVVETLRASKLNDRQKRLVTKNSEVFASLLYMDEAISDFMTSYQKRPEYGNTIFVITGSHNLTDLPHYNELGRYRVPLLVFSPMLNRGEHIKTLSSHADIAPSLMYMLDSAYEMEVPEQVAWLGDVLVSNTIFDERKAIPLFKDTERITDYIKGKHFISNGDVYEMDKNLKLSDVDDDVETDVLKKGFQEFRAINSYVVAHDKLIPKQNSLVAMNAPEFSKTDLIWIESAFNGKDFDNAYQTAKNLAFDEEWDRALLMCNYILTKIPGHADTEILMGRIYAWKTDYEKAEALLKKAIRKYPVYDDAYAALFDVYYWNDTPKKAEHLTVLVHKNNLQSVVLDQKIARAVAHKNNIKEDRVVEQIQ; this is translated from the coding sequence ATGCAGCAACAAGACAACATAGCGATCAACAACGAGAGACGTAGCTTAAAGGACTTCGTTCCTTTGGTATTGGCGTTTTTTGCCTGTTTGATACTTTTAAGCGTCTATCAGAACCTGCGCCTATACATAGATGGCGTGTTGGACGGTTTTTTAAATAAAAGTCTGCTTTTATTGATTCTGCATAACTTAGGGTTTGCTGCATTGATAGGACTGCTGCTTGCTTTCGTTTTCAATATTGGGGAAGGACGGAAACCTGCTCTTGGGGAAAAAATCGTTAAAATCGTATTGTTCGTTCTCTTGCTCATCGAGGGCCTTTTGATTGAATATTATGTGCGTCAATACGAGATTCTAGAGAACAGCGTCCTTAAATTGGCTATAGGGCCCGAGGATTTCATGGCGGTATTGTCGGTAGTTTCAATCGGCTTTGTAGTGTACTTTGCCTTTTATTATCTACATCGGCGTATGGCCAAGGTCTATCAAATGGTGAGTAGAATGTACCCTTTTACCATAATACTCTTCAGTTTATTTCTTGCGACCCTGAATTCCGATAAGAAACCGATCAATGAGAACAAAACGCAGCATTTGCTCGTCAGTATGGTAGAAAACGCCCTTGATTTTAATACCTACGAGGGTGTGGCCGAGTTTCCGCTCGTACAAAACTACAAGAGGAAAGATGTCCTGGGCGATCACTTTACGCTGCAACAGGAAAAACCGAATATCGTGGTATTGGTTATAGAAGGCTTGGGTAGCGATTTTGTCGGTACAAAAGCGACCTATCCCGGATTTACACCGTATTTGGACGAATTAGCGAAGAAGTCGCTTTCCTGGGATAATTTTTTAAGTAATTCCGGGGTCGGTTTTTCGGCTTTGACCAGTGTGGTAGGCGGGTTGCCTTTCGGGGAAACAGGTTTTACCAATACCGAGACCTTCGTCCATAGGCAGACACTGTTCAGTATGTTGAAAAAGAACGGCTATCAAACCGGCTTTTTTTATGGGGGCAATTCTGCCTTAAACCATCTCGATAAATTTGTAGAAGAAGAACAGGTCGATATTGTCTTAGACAAAAAAGGTTTTGGTGGCGACTATACCCTGCAAGAAGAGGATGCCGCCGGTATTACCTTAGGCTATCCCGACAAAGACCTATTTCAGAAATGGGCGGCAGGCAAAATAGCAAGCGATACGCCGACCTTCGAGCTATTTTATACGTTGAGCACGAAAAACCCGTATGCGGTTCCCGGAGGTCAAGCGCTGGAAAATCGGGTTGTCGAAACCCTTAGAGCTTCAAAACTTAACGATCGTCAGAAACGATTGGTAACTAAAAATAGTGAAGTGTTCGCCAGTCTGTTGTATATGGACGAGGCCATAAGCGATTTTATGACTTCCTACCAAAAACGGCCAGAGTATGGGAACACCATATTTGTCATCACCGGAAGTCACAATCTTACCGATTTACCACATTATAACGAATTGGGTAGGTATAGGGTACCCTTATTGGTTTTCAGTCCCATGTTAAACCGGGGGGAGCATATAAAAACATTGTCTTCCCATGCCGACATTGCCCCAAGTTTGATGTATATGCTCGATTCGGCTTACGAAATGGAAGTGCCTGAGCAGGTGGCATGGTTGGGAGATGTACTGGTTTCGAATACCATTTTTGATGAAAGAAAGGCTATTCCACTTTTTAAGGATACCGAACGTATCACGGATTATATCAAGGGAAAACATTTTATTTCAAACGGAGACGTTTACGAAATGGATAAAAATCTAAAATTATCGGATGTAGATGATGACGTAGAAACAGACGTCCTGAAAAAGGGTTTTCAGGAGTTTAGAGCCATCAATTCGTATGTTGTCGCCCACGATAAACTAATTCCAAAGCAAAATTCATTGGTGGCCATGAATGCTCCTGAGTTTTCAAAGACCGATTTGATTTGGATCGAGAGTGCCTTCAACGGAAAGGATTTTGACAACGCCTACCAAACGGCAAAAAACTTGGCATTTGACGAAGAATGGGACAGGGCATTATTAATGTGTAATTATATCCTGACCAAAATACCCGGTCATGCCGATACAGAGATACTGATGGGAAGAATATACGCCTGGAAGACCGATTACGAAAAAGCCGAAGCACTGCTTAAAAAAGCGATTCGAAAATATCCGGTGTACGATGATGCCTATGCGGCGCTATTCGATGTGTACTACTGGAATGACACTCCAAAGAAAGCGGAACATTTGACGGTGCTAGTACATAAGAATAACCTACAATCGGTTGTCCTGGATCAAAAAATAGCACGGGCCGTGGCGCATAAAAACAATATCAAAGAAGACCGGGTGGTCGAACAAATACAATAA
- a CDS encoding glycosyltransferase family 2 protein, which yields MDSGTLHIVTEYINVVFFTFTVVLFTLFSFMAYLATRNSIHYKNKNSFGDLSKVMASPMAPSITIIAPAYNEGMTIVENIRSLMSLHYVNYEVMVVNDGSKDDTLQKMMEAYDLELIEREIDPNWKSKPIRGIYKSKHKAFAKLTVIDKENGGKSDALNTGMALSSNKYVGCIDVDCLLLPDALLHVVKAFYQRSEKKVIAVGGVIRVANSCIIQGGQLEEIRLPKSWLARFQLLEYTRSFILGRMAWGRIDSLLIISGAFGFFDREIALAVGSYDTNTVGEDMEIVFKMRRYMHDEKIPYTVEYIPDSLCWTEVPEDLKILVNQRDRWARGNLETLYKHRDMFFNPKYGRLGMLSYPYWFFYEWMAPLLEFFGVFTIFIFYYIGILNFPFFVAITAFIYMYSIMFSFYAILWDVYSYNEYRNTKDILTLMLCAIIEPIAFHPIVVWAAVRGNYKKLFKIKSGWGSQVRKGFAKAT from the coding sequence GTGGATAGCGGAACACTCCATATCGTAACAGAGTACATCAACGTGGTTTTCTTTACGTTCACGGTGGTGTTGTTTACACTTTTCAGTTTTATGGCCTATCTGGCCACGCGCAACTCCATACATTACAAAAATAAAAACAGTTTTGGTGACCTTTCGAAAGTCATGGCCTCGCCGATGGCACCCAGCATTACGATAATTGCGCCTGCTTATAATGAGGGTATGACAATTGTCGAGAATATCCGCTCCTTGATGTCTTTGCACTACGTGAACTATGAAGTAATGGTGGTCAATGACGGCAGTAAAGACGACACCCTACAAAAAATGATGGAGGCCTATGATCTGGAATTGATCGAACGGGAAATCGACCCTAATTGGAAATCCAAACCGATACGCGGCATATACAAATCGAAGCACAAGGCGTTTGCGAAACTTACGGTAATCGATAAGGAGAATGGAGGGAAATCCGATGCGCTGAATACAGGCATGGCCTTATCGAGCAATAAATATGTTGGCTGTATCGATGTGGATTGTCTTTTGTTGCCCGATGCCCTCTTACACGTAGTTAAAGCGTTCTACCAACGTTCGGAGAAAAAGGTAATCGCCGTGGGCGGAGTCATAAGGGTCGCGAATTCGTGTATCATTCAAGGTGGACAATTGGAAGAAATACGCCTTCCCAAAAGTTGGTTGGCACGCTTTCAATTGCTGGAATATACCCGGTCATTTATTCTTGGTAGAATGGCATGGGGGAGAATCGACAGTTTACTCATTATCTCTGGGGCTTTCGGTTTTTTCGATAGGGAAATCGCGCTTGCAGTGGGAAGCTATGATACGAATACCGTCGGCGAGGATATGGAGATCGTATTTAAAATGCGCCGCTATATGCACGACGAAAAAATCCCGTACACGGTGGAATACATCCCGGATTCCCTTTGCTGGACAGAAGTTCCGGAAGATCTTAAAATATTGGTGAACCAAAGAGATCGATGGGCGAGGGGTAATCTGGAAACCTTGTACAAGCACCGGGATATGTTTTTCAACCCAAAATATGGCCGTTTGGGAATGCTCAGTTATCCCTATTGGTTCTTCTACGAATGGATGGCGCCGCTTTTGGAATTTTTCGGGGTCTTCACCATTTTTATTTTTTACTATATCGGAATACTGAATTTCCCATTTTTCGTTGCCATTACGGCCTTTATCTACATGTATTCGATCATGTTTTCCTTTTATGCCATTTTATGGGACGTCTATTCCTACAACGAATACAGGAATACCAAGGATATTCTCACCTTGATGCTTTGTGCGATTATCGAACCGATTGCATTTCACCCCATCGTGGTTTGGGCCGCGGTAAGGGGCAATTATAAAAAACTGTTCAAAATTAAATCAGGCTGGGGATCCCAAGTTCGAAAAGGCTTTGCCAAAGCAACCTAA
- a CDS encoding dipeptidase, with protein MRYCLLFCCFSVLLSCGETEKKTELSLEERAMKIHEKVITIDTHNDIDVNNFTDEKNYTQRLETQVNLPKMEEGGLDVSWLIVYTGQDTLTTAGYARAKENAMAKFEAIHKLCNELANDKIELALTADDVRRIDASGKKVAMIGVENAYPIGEDLSEFEKYQNLGARYISLSHNGHSQFSDSNTGEQDSIWLHNGLSDLGKKAVVEMNRLGMMIDVSHPSKEAMEQMIQLSKAPLIASHSSARALCDHSRNLDDDQLRLMKENGGVVQTVAFSSYLNSEKHEARAAFMKDVYKKAADSLGVQWYEREEFNTLSDEEKEAIRAIRPKLLKLGDEMAAAMQDAPPAVDVGDFVNHIDYMVDLIGIDHVGISSDFDGGGGIEGWSDASETFNVTLELVKRGYTEDEIAKLWGENLLRVLDEVQAVAVDMKKNG; from the coding sequence ATGAGATATTGCTTACTATTTTGTTGCTTTTCGGTACTGCTTTCTTGCGGAGAAACGGAGAAAAAAACCGAACTAAGCCTAGAAGAACGGGCTATGAAAATCCATGAAAAGGTCATCACCATCGATACGCACAATGACATCGATGTAAATAATTTTACCGATGAAAAAAACTACACCCAACGGCTGGAAACACAAGTGAACCTTCCCAAAATGGAAGAGGGTGGCCTAGACGTATCCTGGCTCATCGTTTATACGGGACAAGACACCCTCACAACGGCAGGGTATGCCAGAGCAAAAGAAAATGCCATGGCCAAATTCGAGGCCATCCATAAGCTATGCAATGAGTTGGCAAATGATAAAATAGAACTAGCACTTACGGCCGATGATGTGCGCAGAATCGATGCCTCGGGAAAAAAGGTTGCTATGATCGGGGTAGAAAATGCCTACCCTATTGGCGAAGACCTTTCCGAATTTGAAAAATACCAAAACCTCGGGGCCCGATACATTTCGTTATCGCACAACGGGCATAGTCAATTCTCAGATTCCAACACCGGTGAGCAAGATAGTATATGGTTACATAATGGTTTAAGTGACCTCGGTAAAAAGGCTGTAGTTGAAATGAATAGATTGGGAATGATGATAGATGTTTCGCATCCATCGAAGGAAGCTATGGAGCAAATGATACAGCTGTCTAAAGCTCCACTAATCGCCTCCCATTCCTCGGCACGCGCTTTGTGCGATCACAGTAGAAATTTAGACGATGATCAATTAAGGCTGATGAAAGAAAATGGTGGTGTTGTCCAAACGGTCGCCTTCAGCTCATATTTGAATTCAGAAAAACACGAGGCGCGAGCTGCATTTATGAAGGACGTTTATAAGAAGGCGGCGGACTCTTTAGGCGTTCAATGGTACGAACGTGAGGAATTCAATACACTTTCCGATGAAGAGAAAGAAGCGATTAGGGCCATACGCCCAAAATTACTGAAGCTGGGGGATGAAATGGCCGCAGCAATGCAAGACGCCCCACCTGCTGTAGATGTGGGTGATTTCGTTAATCACATTGATTATATGGTCGATTTAATCGGAATCGATCATGTGGGCATCAGTTCGGATTTTGATGGTGGCGGTGGCATCGAGGGGTGGAGTGACGCATCGGAAACCTTCAATGTTACCTTGGAGCTGGTCAAAAGGGGCTACACCGAAGATGAAATAGCCAAATTGTGGGGCGAAAACTTATTGCGGGTTTTAGATGAGGTTCAGGCAGTTGCCGTCGATATGAAAAAAAATGGTTGA
- a CDS encoding DUF72 domain-containing protein — MKFGSTDQPELIDFTLPQDHPDTAVVLANFKKEENPRVYVGCAKWNRKDLKNFYPRGTKDELVYYSSQFNSIELNATFYRIFPGEQYEKWYDKTPADFKFFPKVANDISHLRRLNDAIYPIVDRYLEVTSNLKEKLGTIFLQMHNNFGPKNWDRVVRFVEYWPKEFPLSMEFRHTDWFNDEKVAQELYHLLQENHISNTLVDTAGRRDIMHMRLTNNEAFIRYVGANHETDYARLDDWVEKLSDWRDKGLTHIHFFVHQNMELASPLLSAYFIRKLNAKLGTDLKIPNTLNNSGPELF; from the coding sequence ATGAAATTTGGAAGTACCGACCAACCTGAACTAATTGACTTTACCTTACCCCAGGACCATCCGGATACGGCTGTTGTCTTGGCAAATTTTAAAAAAGAAGAAAATCCTAGGGTATACGTCGGTTGCGCCAAATGGAATCGGAAAGACCTGAAGAATTTTTACCCTCGCGGCACCAAGGATGAACTTGTGTATTATTCCTCCCAATTCAATAGCATTGAGCTCAATGCCACTTTCTATCGCATTTTTCCTGGAGAGCAGTACGAGAAATGGTACGATAAAACGCCCGCCGATTTCAAATTTTTCCCCAAGGTGGCCAATGACATAAGCCATTTACGACGGTTGAACGATGCTATTTACCCTATAGTCGACCGTTATCTCGAGGTCACATCGAACCTTAAGGAGAAACTGGGCACCATTTTCTTGCAAATGCATAACAACTTCGGTCCTAAAAATTGGGATAGGGTAGTACGCTTTGTAGAATACTGGCCAAAGGAATTCCCATTATCCATGGAGTTTCGCCATACGGACTGGTTTAACGACGAGAAAGTGGCGCAAGAGCTTTATCACCTGCTTCAGGAGAACCATATTTCGAATACGTTGGTAGATACTGCGGGAAGAAGGGATATCATGCACATGCGATTGACTAACAACGAAGCTTTTATACGTTATGTAGGTGCCAATCATGAGACCGATTATGCCCGCTTGGATGATTGGGTCGAGAAATTATCCGATTGGCGGGATAAGGGTCTTACCCATATTCATTTTTTCGTACATCAAAATATGGAATTGGCCTCTCCCTTATTATCGGCTTACTTTATTCGGAAGCTGAATGCGAAACTAGGTACGGACCTGAAAATACCGAATACGCTAAATAATTCGGGACCCGAATTGTTCTAG
- a CDS encoding response regulator transcription factor, with translation MMTKTRLLLAEDDQLLAALLSFRLKKAGYEVIQCVDGKEMKEQLSLKLPDVIVSDIMMPYFSGIELVDYVRKELASDIPIIIISSAGNEANVLSAFELGANDFLSKPVSPSELLVRLQREMSKR, from the coding sequence ATGATGACCAAAACAAGATTACTGTTGGCCGAGGATGATCAATTACTGGCCGCCCTATTGAGTTTTAGGCTCAAAAAGGCTGGTTACGAGGTCATACAGTGTGTTGATGGAAAGGAAATGAAAGAACAGCTGAGCCTGAAGCTCCCAGACGTAATCGTTAGCGACATTATGATGCCCTATTTTTCAGGTATTGAATTGGTCGACTACGTTCGAAAAGAGCTGGCATCCGATATTCCTATCATAATAATCTCCTCTGCGGGCAATGAAGCGAATGTGCTGAGCGCCTTTGAATTGGGGGCGAACGATTTTTTGTCAAAACCGGTAAGTCCATCAGAGCTTTTGGTGCGTTTGCAACGTGAAATGAGTAAACGATAA